The genomic window CATGGCAAACATTAAAAACCCGGAAACCGCGCAGGCGCCCCATTCTTTTAAAGACGGATGTTTTTCACCCCTTAAAATAAGATACAGATAGGTAATAACGCCTGCAATTAAGAACCTTATACCGCACATTAAAAGCGGGGGCACTCCGGTAATCGCGTATTTAATGGCTATATACGTGGTGGACCAGAGCAGGTATATGGAAACCAGGCTTATGATGACTTTTATTTTTTTATCCGCGGGATACATATTGATCCTTAAGTTATTTTATTTGCCACAAGTATGGTATTGCATTATACCGTAGAGGCGAAATATATTACGCCTCGCATTTAAAAATCTAAAACGAGACGCAATGTATTGCGTCTCTACATTAAAAACAAGAACAAATACAAACACCCAACTAAAAACTCTTGTAATCTCCCCTGCCTTGTTCCACGTGTTTGCCGGCGGATTTTATTATGGAGCCGGCGCACAAGTTGCTGCAGTCTTCTTTTACGCATATCTTATTATCATATAGAAGATAACTTTCCCTGTAAGGAGCAGGCGTGTAGTTGGGCATGAATACGTTTGCGCCGTACATCATGGCCATTTTTCTGCCGTCTTTATCAGAAGTACCCATTGCCGTTGTGGCCGGAAGATTCACATTTTTAAGCATAATCCTTATAAGCGCAAGCGTCTTCAAAGTAAGAAAGACTCCTTTGGACTCTTCGCCGCCAAAGGGGGTGTCCTTATGCGGTAAGAAAGGGCCTATTCCCACCATAGCCGGCTGAAGCTCTTTAAAATACAGCAGGTCATCCGCTATCATTTCCATTGTCTGTCCGGGCAGCCCTGTCATTATCCCTGTCCCAACCTGATAACCAAGCTCTTTAAGCCACAAAAGGCACTTTTTTCGGTATTCCAGATCGTCATCCGGATGCAGGGCTTTAAAAAGTTCCGGGTTTGTGGTCTCTATCCTTAAAAGGAACCTGTCGGCACCGGCTTCTTTAAACTGTTTATACACTTCAAACGGCCTCTCGCCTATAGAAATGGTAATTGCCATGTCGTATTTTTCGCGTATCTGTTTTATTATATCCAGCAGCACAGGGTCTGAATCCGCATCTTCGCCGCCCTGCAGCACCACCGTCATTACGCCCTGCGCTTTTAACTTTTCCACAACCGCAAATATCTCTTCGGGCTTAATCAAATACCTTAAAACCTTTTCATTGTCCCGCCTTATACCGCAATAATTACAGTTCTTCCTGCACTTATTGGTATATTCAATAATACCCCTTATAAAAACACCTTTTCCAAAATATTGTTCGCAGATTTCTTCGGATAATTTAAACAACGGCATAAACTCCTGCTCAGTTTTTATGCTAAGCGCAGCGATAAGGTCATCCTTTGTGTAAGTACCGCTCTTTAACCTGTTTATCAACTCTTCCATTTTATGCTCCTTATTAATGATACTTACAAAAACTACCGGACAGCGCGGGAGCGCTGTCCCTACAAATTCAAATTCAAAACACAAGAACGATTCAAATACGCGGACAGCGCGGGAGCGCTGGTACATTGTAAAAAATTACTCCCCTTTTGTTAGAAACACGGTAAAGTGTTTTTAAATCAAAAGAGGA from Candidatus Goldiibacteriota bacterium includes these protein-coding regions:
- the hydE gene encoding [FeFe] hydrogenase H-cluster radical SAM maturase HydE, which codes for MEELINRLKSGTYTKDDLIAALSIKTEQEFMPLFKLSEEICEQYFGKGVFIRGIIEYTNKCRKNCNYCGIRRDNEKVLRYLIKPEEIFAVVEKLKAQGVMTVVLQGGEDADSDPVLLDIIKQIREKYDMAITISIGERPFEVYKQFKEAGADRFLLRIETTNPELFKALHPDDDLEYRKKCLLWLKELGYQVGTGIMTGLPGQTMEMIADDLLYFKELQPAMVGIGPFLPHKDTPFGGEESKGVFLTLKTLALIRIMLKNVNLPATTAMGTSDKDGRKMAMMYGANVFMPNYTPAPYRESYLLYDNKICVKEDCSNLCAGSIIKSAGKHVEQGRGDYKSF